TCGCCCGCGAGGTCGACGCCTCCCGTCGCGTCTCCGGCGCCTACACCGCGCCCGTCCTCGACGCCGACCCGCACGCCCACACCCCCTGGCTGGCCTCGGTCTACGTGCCCGGCCCCAGCCTCCAGCAGGCCGTCACCACGCACGGCCCGCTCCCGGAGACCACGCTGCGTCGCCTGGGCGTCGGCCTGGTCACCGCGCTGGCGGAGATCCACCGGGCCGGGCTGATCCACCGCGACCTCAAGCCCGGCAACGTCCTGCTCACCGACGACGGCCCACGCGTCATCGACTTCGGCATCGCCCACGCCCTGCACGACTCGGCCCCGCTGACCCGGACCGGTGCCGTCATCGGCTCCCCGGGGTACCTGTCCCCCGAACAGCTCGACGACCTCCCCCTCACCCCCGCCTCCGACGTGTTCGCCCTCGGCGCCGTCCTCGCCTACGCCGCAGGCGGGCAGGCACCGTTCGGGACCGGCACCCCCCAGGCGATGCTCTACCGGGTCGTGGCCGCCGACCCCGACCTCACCCCCGTCCCGCCCGCCCTGCGCCCGCTGCTGGCCGCCTGCCTGGCCAAGCACCCGGCGCAGCGCCCGACGATCGCGCAGCTGCGGGAGGCGATGGGCCGGCTCGAACCCACCCACACCTGGCTCCCACCCGCCCTGCACGCGATGGTCGCCGACCAGGCGACGGCCGCGCGGCGCCTCGCCGGGCTCGCCCCCGCGCCCCCCGCGACACCGCCGCCGCCGGCCGCGGGTCCCGGTGCGCACGGCCCCCATGGGGTCGCACCGCCGCCCCACCCGACGTCACCCCCGGCCGCGGGACGGCGCCGCGGACGGGTCATCGCGGCGGCCGGTCTCGCCGCGGTCGCCGTCGTCGCCGCGGTCGTCGGCCTGGTGGCGTTCCTCCCCCGCCCCGGCACCACCCCGGCCGCGGGCGACGGCGCCGAGCAGGGGTTGTCGGCGCCGGACGCCGCCGCACTGGTCACCGACCTGCTCCCCGACCCGGAGACGCCCCCGCCGGGGTTCCGGCTCGTCGACGACCCCGGCACCCCCGAGATCGACGGCGTGACCGCCGACCCGCTCGCGATCGACCGCAGCCGCACCTACTTCGCCTGCGAGGTCCAGGCCGACCCACCCACCCCGGCCGAGGCCGGGGTCACCGCGGTCAGCGGAGTCCGGTTCGTCGAGGACACCGACATGGCCGCCGGCCGGTTCCGCGACTACCGGTTCGTCACCGTCGCCCACCTCGCCCCCGGCAGCCGCGACCAGATCATGCGCGAGATCCGCGGCCGCATCGGGGACTGCCGCACCGACATCCCACCCGGGTTCACCGACTGGCGGTTCACCGACAACACCGTCACCGGCGCCGACGAGACCGTCGGCTACATCGCCAACCAGGAGCCGGATGCGACCTTCCCCGAGTTCCCCACCCGCGTCGGCGCCTGCGACTTCGCCCGCGTCGGGGCCGTCGTCATCCGCGCCTGCACCCTGATCAGCAACACCCCGAACGCCCTCGGAGCCACGTCGACACTGGCCCAGGACGACACCCTCCGCGCCCGCAACCGCGAGATCCTCGAACCCCTCGTCGCCCGCGCCCGCGAGCTCCGCACCGGCTGAGCGACGGGACGCTCCGCGACGACCGCCGTCGCCACGACCCTCCGGCGCCCGGACGCTAGACCGCGGACCCGGCCCGACGGTCGGCGACGGGCTCGGTCGGTGCCCGGTCGTCGGCCCGGCGCCGTTCGAGGAAGACCGTGTCGCGCCAGACGCCGTGATGCCGGCCGATGCGTTCGCGGAGGCCGAGGGTGCGGAAACCGGCGGACCGGTGCAGGGCCAGGCCGGCCCGGTTCTCGGGGAAGACGCTGGTCTGCAGCGTCCAGAGCCCGGCACCGTCGGCCGCGTCGACCTGACGGTGCAGGAGCGCCCTGCCGACGCCGCGGCCGCGGACGCCCTCACCCACGTAGACCGAGGTCTCGGCGACGCCGGCGTACACGGGGCGGGGGGAGACGGCCCGTGCCGCGGCGAATCCGACGACCCGGCCGTCGATCTCGGCGACCCACCGGTGGGCGGGCAGCCAGGCGTCGTCGAGCGCGTCGCGTGCGGGGACCGCGGTCTCGAATGTCGCGTGGCCGGTGGCGATCCCCTCGGCGTAGATCCGACGGACGTCGGCCCAGTCACCGGGTCCGAGGGCGCGCACGACGACGTCGGCCGGGAGGTCCCCGGGGCAGCAGGGACGGGGGGCGAGCATCCCCATGACGGCGTCGGCGGCGTGCGGCAGGCCGGTGCAGCAGGCCGGGTTCACCGAGACCAGGGTCGCGGTGCGGTCCTTGCGCAGGTGCACGAAGCCGACGTCGGCGAGCCTGCGCACGTGGTGCGAGCACGTGGACTGGCTGATGCCGAGCTGCTCGGTCAGCTCCCCCACCGTGACCGCCCGCCCGGCGACGGCCACGGCGTGCAGCAGCCGGACCCGCATGGGCTCGGCCAGGCACGCGAACCACTCCGCGTAGGTGCTCGCGTCGGCCGGTGCCAGCTGCTCGACCGGTGGGGCTGCCGGGGACGTCGTCATCCCCCGAGTATCGACGGCGATCGATGGTTGCGTCAATCGATGCACGTCGATACTGTCCCTGCCTGGATCGACCGTCATCGATGAAGGAGTGGTGGACGTGGACGAGCTTCCGGTGGTCGTGGTGGGCGCGGGTCCGGCCGGTCTCGCCGCCGCGGCGCAGGCGGTGGCCCGGGGCCTGCCGGTGGTCGTGCTCGAGGCGGGGCCCTCGGCCGGGACCGGGGTCCGGGAGTGGCACCACGTGCGGCTGTTCTCCCGGTGGGGCGAGGTGGTGGCGCCGGCGGCGGAGGAGCTGCTGGCCCCCACCGGGTGGCGGATCCCCGACGCCGGGTCGTGTCCGACCGGCGCGGAGTGGGCGGAGTCGTACCTGCAGCCGCTGGCCGACGTGCTCGGTGACCGGGTCCGCTACGGCGCCCGGGTGGTCGGGGTCTCGCGCCACGGCTGGGACCGGTCGGTCGACCGGGCCCGCGACACCGAGCCCCTCAGCGTCCGCGTCGTCACCGCCGACGGCGAGGAGCGCATCCTCGCGCGGGCCGTGATCGACGCGTCCGGGACGTGGTCGGCGCCGAACCCGCTCGGCGGCGACGGCCTGCCGGCCCTGGGCGAGACGGCGGCGGCGGACCGCATCACCCACCGGGTGCCGGACCTGACCGATCCCGCGGTGCGCCGGCGGTACGCGGGCCGGCGGATCGCGCTCGCGGGCAGCGGCCACTCGGCGCTGACCGCGCTCGTCGCGTTCGCCGAGCTGGCCGAGCAGCACCCGGACACGCACGTCCAGTGGCTGCTGCGCCGCGGCGCGGTCGGCACCACCTTCGGCGGCGGTGACGCCGACCAGCTGCCCGCGCGCGGCGCGCTCGGGATGCGCGCGGCGCAGGCCGTCCGGGCCGGGCGGATCACGACGGTCACCGGGTTCCGCACCGCGCGCGTCGACCGCACCGACGACGGCCGGGTCGTGCTGTCGTCGTTCGGGGACCGCCGCCTCGGTCCCGTCGACGAGGTCGTCGCCCTGACCGGGTTCCGCCCGGACCTGAGCTGGCTCTCCGAGGTGCGGCTGGACCTGGACCCGACCCTGCAGGCCCCGCGCGAGCTCGCCCCGCTGATCGATCCGAACGTGCACTCCTGCGGCACGGTCCACCCCCACGGTGCCCGCGAGCTCGCCCAGCCCGAGCCGGGGCTGTTCCTGGTCGGCATGAAGAGCTACGGCCGCGCCCCGACCTTCCTCGCCCTCACCGGCTACGAGCAGACCCGCTCGGTGGTGGCCGCGATCGCCGGCGACCGGGACGCGGCCGACCGGGTCGAGCTCGTCCTGCCCGAGACCGGGGTCTGCGGAGGGGCCGGGCTCGTCGACGCACCCGGCGACGACGCCGGCGGGTGCTGCGGACCGGCCGAGCCGCTCGTCGTCGGTACCCGGCCGAGCGCGGCGGGATGATGCAGGATCGTCGTCGATGAACACGAACGCGGCGGGCCAGGGCGTGCTGTCCGACGCCGGGCTCCGTCGCGTGCTGGGGGTCCTGTGCGTCACCGAGATCGTCAGCTGGGGGGTGCTGTACTACGCGTTCCCGGTGCTGGCGCCCGGCATCGCCGCCGACACCGGATGGTCGATCAGCACCGTCACCGGGGCGTTCTCCGTCGGGCTGGTCGTCTCCGCGGTCGTCGGCATCCCCGCGGGGCGGTGGCTGGACCGGTGGGGCCCACGACCGGTCATGACCGCCGGGTCGGTCCTGGCGGTGCCCGCCGTGGTCGGCATCGCGACCGCTGAGGACGTCCGGTGGTTCTTCGCGTCCTGGGTGGTGGCCGGGGTCGCGATGGCCGGGGTGCTCTACCAACCGGCGTTCGCGGCGCTGACGCGCTGGTGGGGACCGCGGCGGGTGCGGGCGCTGACCGCCCTGACCCTGGTCGCCGGCCTGTCCAGCACGATCTTCGCCCCGATCACCGCGCTGCTGGTCGAGGGCTCGGACTGGCGCCGGACCTACCTGGTCCTGGCCGTCGTCCTCGGCGCCGTCACGATCCCCGCCCACCTGTTCGGGCTGCGCGGTCGCTGGCCCGAGCCCCCGGCTGCGGAGGAGCACCACGGCGATCCCGGCGCGATCGCCCGCAGCCGCCCGTTCGTGCTCCTGGTCGTCGCGATCGGCCTCGGCTCGTTCACCTGCTTCGCCGTCGTGGTCAACCAGGTCCCGCTGCTCCTCGAACGCGGGCTGTCCACCACCACCGCAGCCTGGGCGCTGGGCCTGGGTGGCGCGGGCCAGGTCCTCGGCCGCCTCGGCTACGGGCTGCTCGACCGGGCGACCGGCGTGCGCACCCGGGGCGTCGCCGTCCTCGCCGCGACCGCCGCGACCACGGCCCTGCTCGGCGTCCTGCCCGGGCCGGCCGTCGCGCTGATCGCGGTGGCGATGCTCGCCGGCGCCGCCCGCGGTGTCTTCACCCTGCTCCAGGCCACCGCGATCAGCGACCGCTGGGGATCGACCCACTACGGCCGCCTCGGCGGGATCCTCACCGCGCCCGCCATGGTCGCGACCGCGATCTCCCCCTGGGCCGGGGCCGTCCTGGCCACCGCACTGGGCGGCTACCCGGCGGTGTTCGCCCTGCTCGCCGCCATCGCCGCGGTGGCCGCGGTCCTCGCGGCGAGCAGCGTCCCGCGGCCGCCGAACGCCACCTGACCCGCTACGCGCCGGGGTCCGGGACGAGTTCGCGCAGCAGTCGCCGCACACGGGCGTCGATGTCGTCGCGGACCAGGCGCATCCGCTCGACGCCGTCGATGCCCCGCTCGGAGGGCTCGTCGGTGTCCCAGTTGCGCAGGTCGGTGCCGGGCGGGACGTCGAGCTGCGCCTCGCGGCCCAGCGTCACCACGACGTCGACGCCGGCGAGCAGCGCCGGGTCGACGGGCTTCGGGACCTCGCCGGACATGTCGGCGCCGACCTCGGCGAGCACCTGCGCCGAGAGCGCGTTGATCGACGACCCGGGCCGCGTCCCGGCGGAGTGCGCGACGACCCGCCCGCCCGCGGCGCGGCGCATCAGCCCGGCCGCCATCTGGGACTTGCCGCCGTTGCGGACGCAGACGAACAGCACCGACGGGATCATCGGGCCGTCAGCTCGGCCAGGAGCGCGCGCACCCGGGCGTCGATGTCGTCGCGGATCGGGCGGATCTCCGCTGCCGCCCTGCCCGCGGGGTCGGCGAGCTCCCAGTCGAGGTAGCGCTTACCGGGGAACACCGGGCAGGCGTCACCGCAGCCCATGGTGATCACGACGTCTGCGGCCTCGACGGCCTCGGTCGAGAGCTTCTTCGGGATCTCCCGGGACAGGTCCAGGCCGATCTCGGCCATGACCTCGCGGACCGCGGGGTTGACGCTGTCGGCGGGCGCGGAACCCGCGGAGGTGACCCGCACCGAGCCGCCGGCGTGGTGGGCCAGCAGCGCGGCGGCCATCTGCGAGCGGCCGGCGTTGTGGACGCAGACGAACAGGACCTCGGGGACGGTCATCGGTTCCTCCGTCGGTGTCGTCGTCATCGCGGGGCGGGGACGAGCTCGGCGAGCAGCGCCCGGACCCGGCGCTCGATCTCGTCGCGGATGGGACGGACGTCGTCGACGGTCAGACCCGCGGGGTCGTCGAGGTCCCACTCCTCGTAGCGGCGGCCGGGGAACACCGGGCAGGCGTCACCGCACCCCATGGTGATCACCGCATCCGCGGCTCGGACGATCTCGTCGGTCCACGGCTTGGGGTACTCGCCGGAGATGTCGATACCGCGCTCGGCCATCGCCGCGACCGCGGCCGGGTTGACCGCCGTCCCGGGTTCCGACCCGCCGGACCAGGCGATCGCGTCGTCGCCCGCGAGGTGGGTGAAGAACCCCAGTGCCATCTGGGAGCGGCCGGCGTTGTGGGTGCACAGGAACAGCACCACCGGCCGGCCGTCGTCGCTGCGGCCCTCGACCCTGGCCAGCGCGCGCAGGCGCTGGCGCGCGAACTTCTCCGCCAGCAGCGGCAGGAAGTTCAGTACGACCGCGCGCCCGGCGAACTCCTCGTAGGAGGAGTGCAGGAACCGCTCGATGGTCTCCGTGCCGAAGGTGCCGTCGAACTGGCGGGCGAGGTTGCCCGCGGCGGTCCTGAGGGCGAGCTGCTGGTCGATGGACAGGGTGTCGCGGTGCCACGTGCTGGTCACGACGGCCTTCTTCCTCGGGTCGATCGGTGGACGGGCGGCAAGGGCTCAGGTGGTGGTGCGCCAGCGGCGGCGCAGCGCCAGCGACACGTAGACCAGGCCGACGAGCACGGGCACCTCGATCAGCGGCCCGACGACCCCGGCCAGCGCCTGACCCGAGGTGACGCCGAACGTGGCGATGGCGACGGCGATGGCCAGCTCGAAGTTGTTGCCCGCCGCGGTGAACGCCAGCGTCGTGGTCCTCTCGTAGGACAGGCCGATCGCCTTCCCCACCGCGTAGGACCCCGCCCACATCACGGCGAAGTACACCAGCAGCGGTAGCGCGATCCGGGCGACGTCGAACGGGCGGGAGAGGATCGCGTCGCCCTGCAGCGCGAACAGCACGACGATGGTGAACAGCAGGCCGTAGAGGGCGAAGGGGCCGATCACCGGCAGGAACCTGGTCTCGTACCACTCCCGGCCCCTGGCCCGCTCCCCCAGCCGGCGCGACAGGTAGCCCGCCACGAGCGGGACGCCCAGGAAGATCAGCACCGACACCGCGATCTGCCACGGGGACACGTCCAGGTCGGCCTGCGGCAGACCCAGCCAGCCGGGCAGGACCGTCAGGTAGAACCAGCCCAGCACGGCGAACGCGAACACCTGGAACACCGAGTTCAGGGCGACCAGCACGGCCGCGGCCTCACGGTCCCCGCACGCGAGGTCGTTCCAGATGATGACCATCGCGATGCACCGGGCTAGACCGACGATGATCAGCCCGGTGCGGTACTCGGGGAGGTCGGGCAGCATCAGCCAGGCGAGCGCGAACATCAGCGCCGGGCCGAGCACCCAGTTCAGGACGAGCGACGCACCGAGCAGCCTGCGGTCGCCGGTGACGGTGTCGAGGCGGTCGTAGCGGACCTTCGCCAGCACCGGGTACATCATCACGAGCAGCCCGATCGCGATCGGCAGGGAGACGCCGTCGATCGCGACCGCCCCGAGCGCGGCCCCGAGGCCCGGGACCAGCCGCCCCGCCACGAGTCCGACGACCATCGCGGCGACGATCCAGACCGGGAGGAAGCGGTCGAGGGTGGAGAGCCGGGCGACGACGGGCGCCTGCGGGGCCGCGGTCATGCGGTCACCTCGACACCGGACGGGACGAGGACGTCGGACAGGAGCCGGATGCGGTCCGGCACGACCCGGTAGTAGATCCAGGTCCCGCGCCGCTCGCCCACGATCAACCCCGCCTCGCGCAGCACCTTGAGGTGGTGGCTGATGGTCGGGCCGGTCAGGTCGAAGGAGCCGGTCAGGTCGCACACGCACGCCTCGCCACCCTCGTGCGCGGCGATCAGCGACAGCAGCCGCAGCCGCACCGGATCGCCCAGCGCCTTGAACGCCGACGCCAGCTCGACCGCCTCGTCCCCGGTCAGCGGGGCCCGGGTGCGCACCGACGAACAGAGCCCGCGTTCTTGATTCAACACTCGTCTATCTTGACGATCGTCGAGCCAACCGGGCAAGTGAACAGACCATGAACATCGACGCGCGTCGAAACAGGCCGACTCCCCGGGCACCGCCACTGACCGTGGCTCTCGCGTGACGAACGTGCGGTGTCGGGCCGCCACGCGACGCAACGGGGCGCCGACTCGGAACGCCCCGGAGCCGCGTTCGTGCGGTCACGCCGAGACGGACCAGCGGAGCGTTGCGGACGCGGTCGACCACGTGCCCGACGTGGCGCATACTCCATGGTCGCCAGGTGGCGTGCGTCACAGGTGTAACCCGGGGGCCGGCCGC
This sequence is a window from Pseudonocardia petroleophila. Protein-coding genes within it:
- a CDS encoding serine/threonine-protein kinase → MSGVGVRELRAGEPHTIGPYRLVGVIGAGGMGQVFLGVAPDGRLAAVKQVLAGFADDPGFRARFAREVDASRRVSGAYTAPVLDADPHAHTPWLASVYVPGPSLQQAVTTHGPLPETTLRRLGVGLVTALAEIHRAGLIHRDLKPGNVLLTDDGPRVIDFGIAHALHDSAPLTRTGAVIGSPGYLSPEQLDDLPLTPASDVFALGAVLAYAAGGQAPFGTGTPQAMLYRVVAADPDLTPVPPALRPLLAACLAKHPAQRPTIAQLREAMGRLEPTHTWLPPALHAMVADQATAARRLAGLAPAPPATPPPPAAGPGAHGPHGVAPPPHPTSPPAAGRRRGRVIAAAGLAAVAVVAAVVGLVAFLPRPGTTPAAGDGAEQGLSAPDAAALVTDLLPDPETPPPGFRLVDDPGTPEIDGVTADPLAIDRSRTYFACEVQADPPTPAEAGVTAVSGVRFVEDTDMAAGRFRDYRFVTVAHLAPGSRDQIMREIRGRIGDCRTDIPPGFTDWRFTDNTVTGADETVGYIANQEPDATFPEFPTRVGACDFARVGAVVIRACTLISNTPNALGATSTLAQDDTLRARNREILEPLVARARELRTG
- a CDS encoding MFS transporter; this encodes MNTNAAGQGVLSDAGLRRVLGVLCVTEIVSWGVLYYAFPVLAPGIAADTGWSISTVTGAFSVGLVVSAVVGIPAGRWLDRWGPRPVMTAGSVLAVPAVVGIATAEDVRWFFASWVVAGVAMAGVLYQPAFAALTRWWGPRRVRALTALTLVAGLSSTIFAPITALLVEGSDWRRTYLVLAVVLGAVTIPAHLFGLRGRWPEPPAAEEHHGDPGAIARSRPFVLLVVAIGLGSFTCFAVVVNQVPLLLERGLSTTTAAWALGLGGAGQVLGRLGYGLLDRATGVRTRGVAVLAATAATTALLGVLPGPAVALIAVAMLAGAARGVFTLLQATAISDRWGSTHYGRLGGILTAPAMVATAISPWAGAVLATALGGYPAVFALLAAIAAVAAVLAASSVPRPPNAT
- a CDS encoding ArsR/SmtB family transcription factor — protein: MRTRAPLTGDEAVELASAFKALGDPVRLRLLSLIAAHEGGEACVCDLTGSFDLTGPTISHHLKVLREAGLIVGERRGTWIYYRVVPDRIRLLSDVLVPSGVEVTA
- a CDS encoding arsenate reductase/protein-tyrosine-phosphatase family protein, with the protein product MTVPEVLFVCVHNAGRSQMAAALLAHHAGGSVRVTSAGSAPADSVNPAVREVMAEIGLDLSREIPKKLSTEAVEAADVVITMGCGDACPVFPGKRYLDWELADPAGRAAAEIRPIRDDIDARVRALLAELTAR
- a CDS encoding arsenate-mycothiol transferase ArsC, producing the protein MIPSVLFVCVRNGGKSQMAAGLMRRAAGGRVVAHSAGTRPGSSINALSAQVLAEVGADMSGEVPKPVDPALLAGVDVVVTLGREAQLDVPPGTDLRNWDTDEPSERGIDGVERMRLVRDDIDARVRRLLRELVPDPGA
- a CDS encoding FAD-dependent oxidoreductase, giving the protein MDELPVVVVGAGPAGLAAAAQAVARGLPVVVLEAGPSAGTGVREWHHVRLFSRWGEVVAPAAEELLAPTGWRIPDAGSCPTGAEWAESYLQPLADVLGDRVRYGARVVGVSRHGWDRSVDRARDTEPLSVRVVTADGEERILARAVIDASGTWSAPNPLGGDGLPALGETAAADRITHRVPDLTDPAVRRRYAGRRIALAGSGHSALTALVAFAELAEQHPDTHVQWLLRRGAVGTTFGGGDADQLPARGALGMRAAQAVRAGRITTVTGFRTARVDRTDDGRVVLSSFGDRRLGPVDEVVALTGFRPDLSWLSEVRLDLDPTLQAPRELAPLIDPNVHSCGTVHPHGARELAQPEPGLFLVGMKSYGRAPTFLALTGYEQTRSVVAAIAGDRDAADRVELVLPETGVCGGAGLVDAPGDDAGGCCGPAEPLVVGTRPSAAG
- a CDS encoding arsenate reductase ArsC, yielding MTSTWHRDTLSIDQQLALRTAAGNLARQFDGTFGTETIERFLHSSYEEFAGRAVVLNFLPLLAEKFARQRLRALARVEGRSDDGRPVVLFLCTHNAGRSQMALGFFTHLAGDDAIAWSGGSEPGTAVNPAAVAAMAERGIDISGEYPKPWTDEIVRAADAVITMGCGDACPVFPGRRYEEWDLDDPAGLTVDDVRPIRDEIERRVRALLAELVPAPR
- a CDS encoding helix-turn-helix domain-containing GNAT family N-acetyltransferase: MTTSPAAPPVEQLAPADASTYAEWFACLAEPMRVRLLHAVAVAGRAVTVGELTEQLGISQSTCSHHVRRLADVGFVHLRKDRTATLVSVNPACCTGLPHAADAVMGMLAPRPCCPGDLPADVVVRALGPGDWADVRRIYAEGIATGHATFETAVPARDALDDAWLPAHRWVAEIDGRVVGFAAARAVSPRPVYAGVAETSVYVGEGVRGRGVGRALLHRQVDAADGAGLWTLQTSVFPENRAGLALHRSAGFRTLGLRERIGRHHGVWRDTVFLERRRADDRAPTEPVADRRAGSAV
- the arsB gene encoding ACR3 family arsenite efflux transporter, coding for MTAAPQAPVVARLSTLDRFLPVWIVAAMVVGLVAGRLVPGLGAALGAVAIDGVSLPIAIGLLVMMYPVLAKVRYDRLDTVTGDRRLLGASLVLNWVLGPALMFALAWLMLPDLPEYRTGLIIVGLARCIAMVIIWNDLACGDREAAAVLVALNSVFQVFAFAVLGWFYLTVLPGWLGLPQADLDVSPWQIAVSVLIFLGVPLVAGYLSRRLGERARGREWYETRFLPVIGPFALYGLLFTIVVLFALQGDAILSRPFDVARIALPLLVYFAVMWAGSYAVGKAIGLSYERTTTLAFTAAGNNFELAIAVAIATFGVTSGQALAGVVGPLIEVPVLVGLVYVSLALRRRWRTTT